The Acinonyx jubatus isolate Ajub_Pintada_27869175 chromosome A2, VMU_Ajub_asm_v1.0, whole genome shotgun sequence genomic sequence aaggaaaagggagaatgtGGTGGTAGGAAGATGGGGGTCCAGTCTGCTCCCATTTCTTCAGTTGAGTGTGTGGTGACATATACCATCATCCAGTTCAAGGGGAGAAGATGTAGAACTGGACATTTGGAGAGGAGGTGATATGGATTTTCAACACAGAACATGGAAATGCAAGCATAGCAGAGAACTTTTTTGGGAAATTTGTCCAGTAGACATCTACAGTTATGAATATTAACTGAGATAGATCATGCctcaggattgtttgttttgttccagCCATGCTCGCTGTTCTGCAGGCACAGAGCAGGTAGATGGTTGAGTTCACCCCACACATGCTTGCAGAGAGAGGGCTAAGAGAAGTCAAGTTGTGCAGAGCAGAGATTACAATAATAACCGCAGAATCTGAACTGGGTAAAGAAAGATGCAAGGACATGTCAGGGGTGATggctgtaaaaaataaaaaggtagggTCAATAGATTGGAAGACTTTATCATATCTGAAGAAAGAGTCTATTGGGGGTATTTGAAAGatgaactggaaagaaagaataaagtaatCAGAAAATGCAACACTAGAAAAAGCCATTTGGGTAATAGAACAATTATTTGTACTGGTGAGGTCTACAGTCACACCGTCCAATAGAATAGCCACTATTCACATGTGCCCATTTAAacctaaattaatttaaataaaataaaatcaaagattcAATTCTTTAGCTGCATCAGGCACACTTCAAGTACTTCGCAACCATATGTAGCTTGTGGCTACTACGTTGGATAGCACAGATCCAGTTCATttctatcatcacagaaagttccatTGAATCACACTGCTTTAGTATGACTATGGGAGTGAGTGGCTGAGGAAGGGAGCAAAAATGGTTTATTAGAGCAAGGAGATTGATAGGACAATCTGACTAATGATAAAATCACCGAGAGTGGAGATAAGAGTAGGGATCGGATAATATCAGAGAGAGCCCTGTTTGCTACAGCCCTTAAGGAGAGGAGTTTGGGTAAGGATGCTGTGGAGACAGAGTTGGAGTACCATGAACTCATATTCTCTGTTAGTCCCCCTCAGCTGCTCATCAACATGCCTAGCTGCACCTATCACTAAGGCCAGCCTCCTGTCTTCACCTGAGGCTGCATTGCACTGCTTCTAGTAGTCAGACAAATGTTGGCATTTTCTCTAGGTGCTTGTCAAAGATACCTTGTCTGAGGTAACCCAGACCCCAGTTAACCCCTGACCCCAGGCTGACAGAGAAGAGTCTCAGAGTCTCTTCTCATGTGCAGAGATGCTCAGGGTCTTCAGTGAGATGCAGCCCACCTATATTTCAGATCCCcaggggggaagaaaggaagggtaCTGGGAATGGGAACTGAGACTTCTGGCTCTGTCATATATCAGGATAGACAAGGACCTCAGTTTCTGTTTCAACAACTGAGTAAACAGCATATGGTCATTGTCAGTCCAAAATAGGGTCCATGGGCACAAGGGGAAAACCTTACTGAAGTTCTTtcccaggaagaaaaggaggcagCATGGCCTAAGACCCAACATTTCCATTAGCTGGAGGAGAACATGAGACATACCAGACCAGGTTAAACTTTTAATGGGGACAGGAGACACAGTGCCCCTTCTTGCCAACCTTTAGGGGTTGATGATCTCAATGTGGAACTGTAGGTGAGTGGCTGTGACTACACAGTGGCCCCGGAGAAGAGCACAGGTATGGCAGTTGTGGCATTGCCAGTGGCACTGAATGACATAGATGGCATTGAGCACCTGACGGTATCGCCAGTGGATACGCCACATACGGACCAAGGACTGGATCTTGACCACGGCCCTCACTGTATTTGCATAGGTGACCAGGGCTTGCCTTCGCTTCTTCTGCAGCAGGCTATCCAAGGTCAGCCTCCACCAGCGCTGAATGATACAGGCCCTGAGGGCTGCGTGCAGCAATGTCCGGCGTACCAGGGTGCCACGCCACCAGGCCTGGATCTCTGTagctgcttttgtttgtttttttaaagttttctaagtGGAGATAAGAGAGACCACTCAGGGAACTTCCTGCCATCAACTTCCAAGATCTTCCTGGAAGGGGCCTGGATTCTCTTAACAGTTACCATTTTTTGGAGAGTTGGGGAGTTGGCAGGACACTGCCTAAGAGCCAGAAGACCTGGATAGTGAGCCCTTCTTTGCCACTGTGGGCACATCACTCTGCCCTCAGAGTCACAGCACCCTACTATCTCACAGGTGTATAGATCAAGGGGAAAACCATTAGCAGCTAGAAGGGTGCATTAGGGATGTGAGGGACTTTGTTAGTCATGGTCCACATCTTCAATGCTTATTGGGTTTTGGAGGTTTGGCCTCATAATGCCTTTGTCTGGTATTCTCTGCTAATTCTAGTCCCAAACCATCATTGGCTGATTTCCCTCTGCCACAATGTATTTCAGTACTCTGATTGGTTTTCAGCACCCTCAACCCACTTTCTATTCCAGCCTTCCCATATTTTGAACACTGTACTCTCTAATTCAGAGTCCTCACATTATCACCTCCCAGCCCCATTCATTTCTTGATGGCTTTCATTCTCCCCATTCACTCTTCATGTCACAGTCAGACTGATACCCAGAGAGCCCATGCTGAGAAGGGAGTGGAGGAAAAATGGGCCAATATTGAGCTGACTCTTGATTATTTTAGACTCAGGATCCATAAGGAGCACAATTCCACACCCTTATGACACAAATATAAATGTTCTGGATATCTCTTAACTACATGGAAATTTTACTCACCTCGAGTTTCTGCTTCTCCGTCTTCTTCCATTCGGTTCTTTCAACATCTTCAATTACAAGTACAATTAAATTGCCGTGAGTCTGTCATCAGAATTGAATCGGAAATGAATGGATGAGTTAAGACTGCTGTTTCTCTCTATGGCTCTGTACAAAGATACCCCCTGCTTCAGTATCCCTTCTTTTCCCAAGACCTGTGAAGTCCTGGGTGATTCCCACCCACTCCTAGTTTGCCTAGTAAATCTGGCCATGTCTCTTACACAAAATCTGAGCCCCATGGCTTATCTCTAGATGGTTCATTAGCCTTGATTTCTCTACTTCCCAAAGTCTGGCATGAATAAAATGAGGGGGACAGTTATGAGTTCCCAACTGCATTATGACATCAGGATTAAGACATCTGCCACAGAGTTGAGTCTTCCTCAGAAACAAGCTCCATGGGAACTTGTACTACCTTACCTGTCTACTTCCCTCCTGTCAGAGATGTACCAGAGCTCAGAGTGGAAAGATAGTGTGCGTGAGGGCCATTTGATACCCGGGGTCCTCCAGTGAGGCCCGCCCACATCCCTCATTTTCAGTCACACAGGGGAGCAGGAAGGACCATGGCAGTGTATCTCTGTGGAGCTCTCTAGTGTCTTCTGAGACGTAGCATTTCCTGTCTCCCCTTGACTCAGGTTTCAGTACCTCAATACACCACAGgaaaccagaaagagaaagaacagatgaatctaaaaagcagtaaaataagggtaaaaatttaaattaaatagaaaacaaaaataggtggtagaaagtaaatgaaaatgtggtatttttGAAAGCACCAATATTAAAGATAAACACTCCATGAACctgagtgagggagaaagagaacaaaaatggaatgagaaaggcaaaataatcacaaagagaattaaataaatgtaagagaATGTCATCATAACAAATTTGGAAAGTAAGAGGAAATGCTTTCCTAACAAAATGTAAATTACGAAAATTAATTggagaaaatatgtaaaacttgATAAATTGAGAAGGTTACTGAAGATCCACCATAAATAAGGCATCAAGACCAGGTAGATTCATACACAAACTTTAAACCAAACTTACAAATTCAGATATTTCCAATGTGACAAACTATTCAAGGCAGAAGACAGAAGATAGAAGTTTCCATCAAGCATTTCATAGTGTCAATCCCCTAAAAAAATCctgctaggatttttttttttttagggggaaTAAAAGCTATCTTCTGATACTCCTTCTAAGACCATGGACTATCCCTTCCTTTGACAAGAATTCTTTTAcgtctttcaaaaaataattcttctatatatttctgtaaagtttttaaaaatttttctgtaaaggtctttttaagattttaagtgaTGTCTATACTCAATGTGGGACTtgagaactcacaaccctgagatcaagaatctcatgctcCACCAATTGAGCTGGCCAGGAGCTCCTGtaaaggtctctctctctctctctctctctctctctctctcttttgatatAATTTACATTCTACAAAGCTCACTATTTAAAACTGTACAATCCAGTAGTTTTTAagcatattcacaaagttgtgcaactatcaccactatctgattctagaacattttcataagCCTCCAAATAagccccatacccattagcagttaATCTCCATTCTTCCCTACCCcaacctctggtaaccactgaacttctttatgtctttatagatttgcctattctggatatttcatatggTTTGAATCACACAATAAatggctttttgtgtctggcttcttttgcttagtaCAATGTTTTCAGGGTCCACTCATGTTTGTAGCATGTCAGTATGTCCTTATTTtctatggctaaataatattccattgcatgtatatactacatttttaatCCACTCATCAGTTAAttggcatttgagttgtttctacttttttagtATTATGAATAATATACCTGTAAGTATTGATGTGCAAGTTTTTGTATGAGCATATACAATGCTCAtacattttcaattctcttggatatatacctagaagtggaattgctaggtcatatggtaaggtttttggttttttgctgaAAGCAAAACAGatgcacctgggtagcttagtcagttgagcattaggctcttgactttggctcaggttctcttggttcatgggatcaagccccacatcaggctctgctctgacagtgtggagcctgcttgggattctctctttccttctttctctgcctctgtcccattctctctctcaaaataaagaaacttaaaaaaaaaaacaaaaacaaaactgccttttacaaccaccaatctgttctctgtatctatgagttcgttttgttgtttccagtttttgggtttttttagatttcatataagagaaaccatatggtatttgtctttgtctggcttatttcacttagtaaaatgcCCTTGAGTTTCATCCATGGTATCAtaaatagcaaaatttcattattttttatgggtaTTCCATAAAATGGGTAACATTCCATCGTAtgtacaaaccacaatttctttatccattcatccatcgatggacacttaggttgtttccatatcttgactattgctgcaatgaacatgggggtgcaggttatcttttcaaattagtttttttgttttgttcacataaatacccagaagtggaattgctagatcgtatggtagttctatttttactgttttccatagtttcAGCACCAATTTACCTGTcacaacagtgcacgagggttcccttttctccacatcctgatcaacttgtttttttttattttttaatgtttattcattttttttgagagacagagagagacagagcatgagcgagggaggttcagagagtgagaggaagacacagaatctgaagcaggctccaggctttgagctgccagcacagagcttaacgtggggctggaacccacgaactgcaagatcatggacctgagcagaagttggccacttaagcgactgagtcactcaggtgtgCTGTCAtcaacttgttatttcttatcttttttaaaaaaaatcatagccattctaacaggtgtgaggttatatctcattgtggttttgatttgcatttccctgatgactagtgatgttgaacatattttcacatacctgttggctaactgtgtgttttttttgaaaaaatgtcttaGATCTacccatttttattataattaattaattaattgattattttttttgagagagagagggcgcaagtgagcaaggggcagagagagagagagagagagagagagagagagagaatcccagaagggacaaagagagagagggagagagaaagagaagcaggctcacccgaagtggggctcgtgtTTACCCACTGAGGTTTGAGCTCACCCCAAGCAGGGCTTGTGCTCATCTGAAGTGGAGCgcaagctcacctgatgtgggattcgaacacatgaaccgtgagatcatgacctgagccaaagtcagatgcttaatgactgagtcaTCCATGCACCCAGactggcccatttttaaattggattgtttgatttttttgctattgagttatatgtgtactttgtatattttgaatattatccccttatcagatatatgacttgcaactattttcttctattcagtaggttgccttttcattttgttgatgctttcctttgctgtgcagaagcctttttagttttatgtaatctcacttgttcatttttgcttgtgttgcttttgcttttggtgtcagatttttaaaaatcatcattaagaccaatgtcaaggagattaccaccaatgttttcttctaggagttttatagtttcaggttttacattcaagtctttaatacactttgagttaatttttgtgcataaTATGTAGATAAtgggccagtttcattcttttgcatgtggttgtctaattttcccaacattatttattgaagagactgtcctttccacATTGTTTATGCTtgactcctttgttgtaaattaattgaccattagtatatgagtttatttctgagacctCTATATGGTACATTgacctttgtgtctttttttaatgtccataccatactgttttaattactatagatttgtaatatagtttgaaatcagggagtgtgatgctccagctttgttctttctcgtGGCTGCTTTGGCTTGTCAGGGTCTTTTGTACAGGTTCTACTCAAATTTACTGCATGTCACACAGGATCACAGGGAAGCATCAGGTTTTAGTCAGGTGGCAGAaagcaggagtaagaaaagaACTTCTCCCATGGCCTCTGTCAGagtgggaaaggcaaggaaggataGGGTAAACAGGTTAAGATTGCCTGGTTTGAGTCATTTCTGTGGTTCCTAAGCTATATAGATGTCTAATACCTGGCTTCGAATGATTAAGGCAGAGGATTATGGCTTTCTGGATGTAGAGGACAAAGACAGAGGGGGTTTACCCTGAATTGGTTAGTTTGAGACCCATATAAATTGTTCCATGTATccgtagtttgttcctttttactgctgagtagtggtgcattgtatggatgtaccacagtttgaaTAGTCATTTGGGTTGCATCCACTTTTCTGGCTATTATTCTACTATGAAATTTTTGTGGAAgcttttgtgttttcaattttcttggatatatacctaagagtggaattgctgggtcttatGGTAACTCTACACCTAACTTTTGAGAGATCATCAAACTATTTTCACATCAGCtaccccattttacattcctaagaGCAATCTACATAAGATCCAGTTTCTCCAATCCTACTATCTACTGTATTGTAGATATTACTATATTGCACAGCTGCAGCTGACTGCATTTGCTGATGGACTGATGTGAATGGGGATGGATAGAGATAAGTAAAAGGGAGGGTTCAGAAGAGAATTTGAATCAAACAGATGTGGTGAATGGTCAAGGCACAAGGAGAAGCAATTTTGGATAAAATCATGAAGTGTGGGGGTCCTGTCTGCCACATTATGTTTGAAAAAACCTATTAGACGTCAAAGCAAGACATTAAGTGGGAAGTCATACGTTGGGTATGGAATTCAGAGGAGCTATCAGGGATGGTGATGTAGATTTGAATGGCATCAGAATATAGCAGATAGCTAAGACCATGTCGGTGATGTTATCTGGGAGTACACATTAAGAGGGACTAAAAGAACTTTTATGATTGAGCCCCTCATAGGTTAGAGGCTCATCAATGAAGAAGCCATTGATAAGATTAAGAAAAAGCAGCCAGTGAAGAAAAAGCAGGAGAGTGTGATGTTCCTGAAGCCAAACAGAGCGTTTCAAGTAAGAGAGAGTTGTCAACTTGTAGTCTGatgcagagagaaggcagagagcagaggatTCACCATTTTCATGTAAGCAAGTTAGTTGGTGATTTTAGATGGTGTTAGTTTTTGTTGTTCAACCAACCACCAAAACATAGAGACTcaaaacaacaaccatttatAGAACTCACAGGTCTGTGGAGTGACAATTTGAGCTAGGATCATCTGGGTGATTTTTCTGTTCTCAACTGGGTTCGCTAAAAATATGTGGTCCGTTGGTAGGTGTGATGGCAGCTGGTGATGTAAGATGGCCTCATCAGAGACAGCTCATCTCTGTCCCATATGTTGTCTCATGCAACAGTGGTAATCTCCTTGTTCGCATGGGAGATGGTTGTTTAAGACCTCTTAAAGTCTAGGCTTGCAACCGGCACAATATCACTTTTACTGCATACTGTTGGCTAAAGAAAGTCACAGGGAGGCCTAGATACAAGAGGAGGTTAAGTAGCCTCTGTCTGTTATTGATAGAGCTacaaagtcacattgcaaaggTGCATGGATACAAGGAGGACAGtaattttggtcatttttgtaAACAATCTCTCTCAATCAATACCCTTGACCAGTGTAGCTTCCGTGGAGTTGGGGGGAAGGAAAGACCAATTGGAGTGAATTTATGAGAGAATGGGAAGAGCGAGAGAGGAAACAGTGACAACATGTTTTTCTATAAGAAGATGCAAAGAACTGGATAGGAGGTAGTCAAGAATGGACTTTTTAATGGTGGAGAATACTTATGCTGATGTAAATGATTTGgtgaaaaggaagaaaccagttcagagaaacaaatgaaattacagAACAACATCATTGCAAAGGCAGGAGGTGACAGTgggcaaaaggaaaagaagagcacCAGAAGAGCAAAGTGGAAGGGGTGGCATTGGATGGGGCAAAGATAATTCATTTCAACTCAAGGAAGGCAATGAGTGTGGTAAAAAAGGCCAGCTGAGATGGAGGATGAGACAGTAGGGAGACGGAAGTCCAGTCTGCTGCCATTTTCTCAGTTAAGGGTGTAGTGATATCATCATTTGAggtcaaaaggaaaagaggaagaatagCGCATTGAGGAAAAAGGAAGTGATGTGAAATCTTCAGGtcaaaaaacaaatttacagAGAAGTGTCTTGAGAAGCAAGTCTGTCCATCTGTGGCCTTGAAGATAAACCCAAACCACGCAATATagtgatttgtttttcttcacggAAATTCAGCTTTTCTTGTGGATGAAGTAGGTGAAGGGTCGGGTTCACacaaaggtggagagagagggccAACAGTGGTAAAATTGTAAGAGAATCCTTGACAGAGAATGGAATCTGAGCTGGGGAAAAGGGTAGTACAATACTGGTAAGGTCAATCTTTGGGAAGTCCTTATTAGGACTGAAGAAACATTTGGATCAATGCATAAGAATCA encodes the following:
- the LOC106987061 gene encoding IQ domain-containing protein F2 gives rise to the protein MGLRFCTHGNLIVLVIEDVERTEWKKTEKQKLEKTLKKQTKAATEIQAWWRGTLVRRTLLHAALRACIIQRWWRLTLDSLLQKKRRQALVTYANTVRAVVKIQSLVRMWRIHWRYRQVLNAIYVIQCHWQCHNCHTCALLRGHCVVTATHLQFHIEIINP